The sequence below is a genomic window from Sebastes fasciatus isolate fSebFas1 chromosome 11, fSebFas1.pri, whole genome shotgun sequence.
CTGGGAATTGGTTGAATTTGCATGAATTTGCATGAATTGGTGCAATCGCAACTTACTTGAAGGACTGTTAATAGTAGCAAACATCCAACTACTGATGAACTCTTGCATATTCTGTATTACAATTTATAACCTATCCATGATGAGGCAAAATTGATTATACAATACACAGTTTAACACATTTAGCTTTATTTACCAGTGAATTTCAGTgtttatacatacagtatcacaaGACTATTTTAAGAGAGGCTGTGGACGTTACATGTGAATAGATTATAAAGACATTCCATAATTTCAGGCAGTAAATTATACTCAAAGGGATTCAAATTGCTACAACTGAACACTAAATTACATCCAGCTTACTCCTTTTAAACTTCAAAATACCAAACCGGGGTGATCCAGCAGTGGACTCTGTACATGCAGTGTTCCCATTACCTGTAAtagcaaaaaaaagaattaatatCAAACCATTATAGAGACATGTGGATTCAACTTCATGGTTGGAGGCTGCAAAATATCACAAACTACAGCCCCTCAAATTAAAGTTTTATTAAAAGCCAAACTAACATTCATGAGGGTAAGGTTTATTGCAGAAATGTTGTAATACACTGCATTCATTTGACCTGCATGGACCTAATAAACTGACAGATGGAAGGTGCACATTACTACTGTACACGCTGCTATCAACCAAAAAGACAAATACTGACCTCATCAAGATGCGTCCAGTCCAGGTTCTTAAATCCTAAAAAGAACAACACGACAGGTTAGTCTCAACTTGAACTACAATAAACATCCTCACTACTATCTGTAATGTCAAACCCATCAGCGCAGTGAAAGAATAATCATGAGAATCAGCTGAAACACGGACTCACATGCAACTCATCATTAAGGTTTGACTGTATAATGCAGAACTAAAGCTTTAAGTGGATTTATTATGAACACAAATGTGGCATCTTTCAAAAGGTGGTTCTGCTCAGAGATGCAGATGGGGGAAAAAGCACATGAATACCCCTGCAGAGGGTGTAAATAATGCCTGAAAATATTACAACATACattacactcagttgccagtttattaggtacgcCTAGCTAAAACCAAGTCAGTCCATACAACAGTTACTGTAATGTTCAGtttgtttaaactgttttagAAACGCGTCAATTCAACTTCAAGGTTGGAGGCTGAAGATAgtggtgctgttgaattttGTTGCAACTACCTCTTACtcattatgttatattattatatcaatgAAGATGAGACTAAATAtcacaaactacagacccacAAAATGAACGTTTTAGTGCAGCGCTGTAGTAATAGACTGTTAATTTGACCTACATGCAGGACTGCAGTACTCGAGTCAAGTTATTTTGAAGTCTTGCACTCATCTTGGACTCGTGCTGTGATGGACTCGGCTATAGAGAACTGGTCAAGTCGTTCCTGTGCTGCTGATTTGGGATCAGTTGTACAGAATGTTGTCCGATTCTTACAGTGTTTCCCCTATACATGCGTGGAATCAACAGCAGTGCAACTGCTAAAAATATCACTGAATGCAATTTGGgctgccacaaaaaaaaaaaaaggggggactATAGTTCTAGAAATGCAAGGAGGGGAAGAGGGAGTGAGACGGCGCCTGGACGAGAGATGTGACCAGATGATCAGTTTATAAAACTGCAGCACAGTGAGGATACAGCCGTTTCATACACCAGACGTACTTTACATAACACGGACCTGCCGGCGCGCATTCAACCCGCCCTGGACCAGATCATGCGAGTCAGCTGTCACCGTTAGTAGACTTCAGTCTGCAGTGGAGTCAGTTAAAAGACGGAGCAATATTGTTTATAGATAAATTATTTCTGTCCATCCTAACTCATTAAATCACTATTTTAGCATTGGAAAGACACTATTGCCTATTATGGTCTTGAACAGGACTCAATTTGCTCTGGACTCGGTCTTGACTCGACTTTACCTGGACTCGATTAAGTTGGACTAGACTACAGCCCTGCCTACATGGACCTAATAAACCGACAGCAGAGTGTACAATCATGTATAGTAATAATGCACATCTTCCATCTACCAACCAAAAAGACTGATACTGACCTCGTCAAGATGCATCCAGTCCAGGCTCTTAAATCCTAAAACGAAAAACACGACAGGTTAGTCCCAACTTGAACTACACCAAACATCCTCACTAGTATCTGTAATGTCAAACCCATCAGCGCAGTGAAAGAATAATCATGAGAATCAGCTGAAACACGGACTCACATGCAAATCATCATTAAGGTTTGACTGTATAATGCAGAACTAAAGCTTTAAAGTGGATTTATTATGAACAGTACTGTGGCAGCATTAAAAAGGTGGTTCTCAGAGATGCAGATGTGAAAAAAGCACATGAATACCCCTGCAGAGGGTGTAAATAATGcctggaaatattacaacatacattacactcagttgccaggtTATTAGACATGTTACATTTAAGGTTGTAATGTTGAACTTTCTGCTCAAACTGTTGATTAAACTTTAGCATTTAAGAGGATGTGGTTTGTGGTGCTCTGTAACTGTATTGCAAGAGATGTTTCCGTTGTTTAGCCTCCCGTCACTGGTATGACCGGGGTAGACAAAATAGTAGAAACACCTTTAAGTATGTATAACCCCTCCAAATTAATCATAACCCCTCTCTAACAGTTCAAACAATATGTATTATAACCTTCCTGGAGGTAGGATTTATTGTGAGACTGTTGCATTACACAGCATTAGTTATAGCTAAAAGTGTAATTAAACTGGCAACAGAGTGCAGGATCCTTCTAAAACAGCATTATTATTGGAGGCTCTTTAagaaaaagacataaataaattaagaatttACACCACTATTGCACAATTCATGCAAAACTGCAACACAAAAAGTGGCATAAAagtgaaacaataaaaacacacctgGGAGTTTGTCATCAAGTAGTTTTAATAAAAAGACAGCATCAATTCCAGCTATAATTTGTGTAATAACAGCCTGCCTCGAATAATTAGAGGAGACCATGCGGTCGGTCTGGCGCTACTGTAGCCACATTATGCTAACATTGACACATCTGTGCGGAAATACCCGCAACTAACAATCACAAGCTACATAAACACATCAACTGCGACATAAACTAACTAATGTGATAGTAAATGTGAACACATACCGTCAGTGAAGTCTGATAACACGGTGGGGTTTGTCTTCTCTCCCCCGCAGCGTGTCCGACCTCCATCACCGCAAccaggaagagaagagagactgTTAATGAAGCTCAGGCTGCATTTATCTCCTTATCACAACCACGTGTTGCTGTGGTCGGGATGCACACAGACCACTTCCGGGTCTGGCGCAGCGCCTTAAATAAAGAGCCAATATTATGAAAACACATGTTAACATTAATTATAAACAACATGCTCTCTTGAATGCATGTATAAtgcatgttattattattaaaaaaataaatgtatcaaCAAACATGATTCATCCAGCAGCTACAGGTGCATCGTTTTACTGCAGTATTCTAAACTAATAAAATATATGAAGTGaaatgaaatacagtatataacataaAACTGATACTTAATAATAATGGTAACAAACATATATTtagcaaataaataataaagcaaaaaaaaataaaattatatgaGTGTTCAGGACTCactaaagaaataaaatctaaTATTAGCTTTGCTTTACCCTTTATTcccatttttgtttatttttgctcttcttccTCCAACCTGCGTTTTGTTTGGTctttgattatatatatatatatatatatatatacatacacacacatatatatatacttccatatatatatatacttacatatatatgtatatctatacacataaataaagatagaatagaatatctatatatatatctatatagaatataaaagatagacagatagacaaaaatctatcaatgtgtgtgtaaaggttACCCATTAAAATGATTGTATTGACACTAAAATACATTGTCACATTTAAATTGTAGCTGCAATGCATATCTGTCCAAAACTTGTAATGTAGAGATTCATGCATGTATCTTATTTCTGTTATTAACCCACATATTGACTATGTATGGTTTAGCAATCCAATTAATGGTTCCTGGAACAATAGGACATATATAGGCAaattaataatatcaataatgtCACATGTTTTGCACTCACCAGATGGAATTTCTCTTGGTATAAACTTAATGAAAGTTAATGAATCAGCTTACAGTTGTTATTAACCTTTCATCTGCACCCCCTGACATGAAAACATCATTCACTGAAGTCACACACTTTTGTTTTAGTAAGTAAATATTAATAGAAACATATGACTCTATTCCACCTGTTCTTTTAAAACATCCAGTGCTGTTATAAACTACAAAATGACGTCACTGCCCGACTACGGAACTCCTTTTGGTCCAAAAAGGCGAAAGAAAACCTCATTCACTCAGAGTGGTCCAGTCAGAAGGAAACGTTGTAACCTGCAGCGACGTTCAGGCAACATTGGACGGACATTGAACGACTATGAGAGTGTTAATAGGTATGTAcgttatttataattatatgcTTATATTTATAAAGTCGTTTAGAAAAGGTCAATGTGACATGAAGCCACCAGTCAGCTGTTAGCTGAGGTTAAAGCATTGCATGCATTGAGTGTACAGCATGTACCAAGGTTGTAACGTGTTGCATTATGGTCGTCCAGACGAGTACAGTTTAAAAAGCGTGCCAGCAATGTGATTAAACCtagaaaacactgttttttaATAGTTATCTAAAGCTACATGTGCTGAAGTCCTGTTTTGTAAGCATGTCTATTGCGCATGCGCACCATTATGACTCTTGTGACAACCATCAATTGATTGCATCCAATATATTGTGTGTATTAAATACATCATAATGCAGCACAATCAATATTATGTATTTGTAAAATTAGTGCATAACATGATATAACAGAAACTGTCTTTTCTCTCATCCACATTTATTGTAACTGGTAACTGATAGTTTCTGTGTGCATCTTTGGTTCCTCTGTTTGCAACCACCTCTtctaaccactggtgcactttaaacttactttacactacgtccaatataccattttatagactgaaCATATTACATCTATTAATTGTACACTACATTTTTGTATTGACGGACGGTACacgctatgtccattcactatgttcattcactatgtatattctgtatttctatttaatgttttataatctttttgtacacctgtacctCCGTATCTgcgctttgctgctttgacacctgaatttccccccggggattaataaaggttcatcttatcttatcttatcttgtatGAGCATTTCTCTATATTGTCTGTCTTGTAGGAGGGGGATCTGGCTTCGTGGGCCGTGAGCTGACTCGCCTGCTCAAACACAAAGGTCATGAGGTCACGGTGATATCTCGCCAGCCTGGTCCGGGGAAGATAACATGGGTATGATCTCAGGTGTTGTACTCATTTCTCATCACGGGAGCTCCTGATTTGtcacagcattttttttcacctttacTTTAATTTCCCCCTTTTGGCTATATGGCAGATCACTGTTACCTGTCTCTAAATCCAGAGTAATATATACACTTTTTCTCCTCTGTGCTTCTGCAGAGTGAGTTGGAGTCTCACGGCCTCCCACCGTGTGAGGGCGCCGTCAACTTGGCTGGAGAGAATCTTATGAACCCTCTACGATGGTGAGCAATACATAAACAGAGCCTGCAATAACAACTACACACAGCCACTCTCTTTCCTCCAGTAGCTAAAACACTAAATAGTCAACATGTTTGTGGACACCCCTATTAGGAAACTGTAATGTGGGGCTTAGAGTTTTGTTGCAACAattttgggaaggtcatttcCTATTTCAACATGACAAGGCCCCCATACTCAAAGGCAGTTCCATAAAGAAAAggttttcccagtttggtgtggTAGAACTTGATTGGACTGCAGAGAGCAGCATTGACCTCGaccccatccaacacctttgaGATGTACTGCAAGCCAGGCCTTATCGCCCAGCATCAGTGGCCGACTTCTAACGCTCTTGTGGCTGGATAGGAACAAGTCCCTGCAGCCAGGTTCCAAAATCTGGTGGAAATGCTTCCCAGAAGAGTGGAAGCTGTTATAGTAGCAGATTAAAGTCTATAGCTTTGGAATGAGTTGTTcaggtgtccacatacttttgacAATTTTGGCCTGTTCAGTTGTAGCTTTGAATGTCTTGATTATATTGCATTTGACCTCTTGTCTAGATTAACTAATACTGGCACGTAATAATGCAATTTCTGCAGGTACTATGCCATCTGTTTTAATGTAGCTGGATCTTCACCtgatctgtttttatttgtggTTTCAGGTGGAATGAAAGCTATAAAAAGGATTTGTTCTCCAGTCGTATCGACACTACAAAATCTCTGGCACAAGCCATTGCTGCTTCCTCCAGTCCTCCTCACTCCTGGGTCGTGGTATCAGGTGTAGGTAAGTTTCAGTCTAAAAGTATAACTTGACATTCTGATTTCCTGCTAATAGCAACAAGTCAGACCAGACAAACTCACAGCTAATATAGACAGTGACATGATGTattgttgtatatttattactttgCTTTTTGACCCACAGGTTGTTACAAGCCCAGTCAGACGGCTGAGTATACAGAAGACAGTGAATGGACGCCATTCGACCTCCTCTCCAAACTTGTGAAAGAGTGGGAGGCCTCGGCACTTCTTCCTGAGAATGTgacaaaaaacaccaaacaagtCGTCATCAGGTCTGGTACGTAAAAAGTGCATATGTCACTTGAGGTTACAGTAGAAAATCCTGTTAGTTTAATGCCCAGTAACCATATATTGCAGCATCAGGAAGTTACACACAGAACACTTACTGTTATCACATTTTGCACAAAAGACAATGTCATTAAGAAATGTATATTAGTAGTTGATATTTCTGTGGATGGAGCTCTTGCTCTCTGCTGTTTGAGAACAGTTAATGCTTTGTTTCTAAATGTTAAGGTCTCACTACTTTTATGTCTTCTTCAAAATCAGACATTTATTTTGGTATACATGTACCTGCAGGGTCTCGGGTGGTcttaggctacatccacactaacaCGTTTTGTGCAAGGTTCATGTGATGGGGTgtgacgaatcagggaaggacacgtcatgactaataagacccaatcaagaagcgaacgtggtcgtctgcgtcatcgtttttaaaggtctctgtttctgtccgtccagactgAAACACAACCCCTGAGTTctaaaacggggtcagcagcgttttctaACGTCTCCATTTTAGGGGCTCTTATACGTCGGAGTAGTGTGGACAAGGGCATAAACGTAGTAAAAGTTttgcattttaaaaggaaaacgTATTGGTTGTGGATGTAGCCATCGTTGTAGTTCTT
It includes:
- the sdr39u1 gene encoding epimerase family protein SDR39U1, encoding MRVLIGGGSGFVGRELTRLLKHKGHEVTVISRQPGPGKITWSELESHGLPPCEGAVNLAGENLMNPLRWWNESYKKDLFSSRIDTTKSLAQAIAASSSPPHSWVVVSGVGCYKPSQTAEYTEDSEWTPFDLLSKLVKEWEASALLPENVTKNTKQVVIRSGAVLGRDGGAMKQMMLPFWLGLGGTLGSGRQPFPWIHVSDLAGLIAHALEPPADTPPPSPQVFNGVAPTLNTNYEFTKELGRVLRRPTIFPVPGFVMNTLMGSERAVVLLQGQKVIPKRTQEAGFEYKYPDLTSALEEIVGS